Proteins encoded by one window of Nicotiana tabacum cultivar K326 chromosome 10, ASM71507v2, whole genome shotgun sequence:
- the LOC142164823 gene encoding secreted RxLR effector protein 161-like, translating into MYRGIIGSLLHLTSSRPNTIFSVGLCAMFQSNPKKSHLKAAKRILRYLKGTQDLGLYYPSGDNFDLIGYADVDYVGYLMDRKSTSGMAHFLGSCLISWGKRKQNSMALSTAKAEYVQLEAFGVFSDCVTLLCDNTSALSMEKNPVQYKRTKHIDVRHHFLRDNVEKGLICMKFCST; encoded by the exons ATGTACAGAGGTATCATTGGGTCACTCTTGCATCTCACATCAAGCAGACCAAATACTATTTTCAGTGTGGGACTATGTGCCATGTTTCAATCAAATCCAAAGAAATCTCATCTGAAGGCAGCCAAGAGAATCTTGAGATATCTAAAGGGAACGCAGGACCTGGGTCTCTACTACCCCTCAGGAGACAACTTCGACTTGATCGGGTATGCTGATGTTGATTATGTTGGTTATCTAAtggacaggaaaagcacttctggCATGGCACACTTTCTGGGTTCGTGTCTAATTTCATGgggtaaaagaaaacaaaattcaaTGGCTCTTTCAACTGCAAAAGCTGAATATGTG CAACTAGAAGCTTTTGGTGTGTTTTCTGATTGTGTGACATTACtatgtgacaacaccagtgcTCTCAGCATGGAAAAGAACCCAGTTCAGTATAAGAGAACAAAACACATTGATGTGCGACATCATtttctcagagacaatgttgaaaaggggCTTATCTGCATGAAGTTCTGCAGCACAtaa